GAGCCTTCCTCCTTCCGCGAGCTGTTCCATCAGCGGCGGAGGGATCTCCCGGCATGCAGCGGTTATGCAGATCCTGTCATAGGGGGCCATCTCCGGATACCCGAGGCCGCCGTCGCCTTTCACAAGAATGATGTCCTCGTAGCCGGCATCGATGAGGTTTTTCCTGCCGAACTCGTATGTCACGGCGTCCATCTCTATTGATACCGCGAGACCGTCAGGCCCCACCACCTCCCTTGCTATCGCGGCGCCATAGCCCGATCCGAGTCCGACCTCCAGAAACCTGTGGCCTTCGTCAAGGCCCATGTGCTCGTAGAAGAGGGGATAGCTGTGCGGACATGATATGGTGGCCTTCTCGCCGGGGAGGGGCAGGGGAACCTCAAGATATGCGTAGTCCCTGTAAAGACGGGGGATGAAGTTCTCCCTCGGCACCCTAAGAATCGCATCCTTCAGCCGCTTCGATCTGAGATACCCGCGCCTCACAAGCCATCTTACCTTCTCCTGCCTTTCCTTGAGGAACTCCTCCTTGCTCTTACGGGGTTCCCTTGGTGGCGGAATTGCCCAACCCCTGGAGCTCACTTCCACCTGTACTGCTCCTCCACTGAGCTGTGAAGCTTGAAGGGTTTTATGCATTGTGCGAGGGGCGTGCCAACAATCTCAATTCTTTCCATGTCATGCTCGCCAAGACCCTCGCAGAAATTGAGATAACCCACCTTAGAGAAATCCACACCCATGACCTCACAAGCCACCCTGTCCGCTGCCAAGGGGTCCGTGCTTGAGATGGCGACCCAAACGCTGATGGGATCCCCAAAGCTCGGTCCATCACCCTCCATCCCCTCAAGTCCATCTATAACGGCGAGGTCAGGCCAGACGAGCCGGGCAAGCTTCGCTATGTTGAGGTTTGTCTGCCTGATCCCCTGATGCACCTTCGCCTTGTCGGGCCCTGAAACGCTTCCCATTGCCATGTTCTTGATGGAAAGCGTAACGACAACGGCGTCGTGGGTCTTAAGCCTTGCTGCTGATATTTTGTAACTGTCGGGGCTCATCAGCAGACTTGCTACATCCACATATATCTGCTTCCCCGTCGAGTCCTCGATTTCGACCATCTCAAAGGGCCCGCAGTTCAGGTCCACAAGCTCCAGGTCGTACTCGTCGAGAAGTCCGTGGTAGTCGAAATTCCTGTAACCCTCAAGCGTGTTTCCTGCCGCCGCCTCAGCAACGATTACTTTTCGCTTGTAAAACTCGCCAAGGCAATCCAGGACGCCCCTTATGTGGTCTGCATGAGTCGCAGCAAGCTGTATGGATGTGGAGACAAAGTTTGGCTTTATGACCACCCGTCTGTCGCCGATGGCTTCTATGATCTCGCCAGCTATGGGGTCGAGGGACATCCTGATGTTTTCACGTATATCTACGCCTTTTATCATAGAGACCCTTGCCACACCCACATCTTATCACTGATTGCTGGAGAACCATATACCGCTCCTCGTTAGGTTCCAGGATTGTTGACATTTCTACCGAAACTCTTTGATCCAAAAAACAGAAGTTTCAGATTTACTTCATCTGGCTTGCTTAGGATTTAGCGCTCGGTGTCTTCAGAGTTTTCCCCGACCCGTTCGAGGAACGGGCCCATAGATTTTTTAAACACTTACGACATGTATTCAACATCTCTTTCCATCTCCGATATCGCCTGACTGTAGGCGAATGTCGTATCGAGCGCGGCTATATTCTGGGAAGACATTTGTGACCATTAATGTGAGAAAGAAATCTCGACAGTTCCCCAAACCCTGAGGTGCGCCCTTTCGATACTAGTCCTCGTAACGAAATTGGATCTTCAGGTGCAGAGTACTGTCAACTATGCACAGTCCCCCCAAATTGCGTCACTTTAGAAATATCCGAGTTCAATTTCACCTGAATTCCCAATAAGAGCTTTTCGGGCAGTTTATCCTTAGAATCGACTTCGCCAGATGCCCCAGGATCGATTTTCGCCGGGAGACCCATATCATCGTATCCCCCCGGAAGGAGCATTTTCTTTAAAGAAAGTCCGTTGTGAGAGCATAGCAAAAATGACCCTGAGCAGTTTGTGAGCCGTGGCGAGTACCGCTTTTTTATAGTGATACCCGGCGCTTCTTCTTTTCCTGAAATAAGATCCGAACGTGGTGTTATGTTGTATCACGTTTACGGTCATAAGCCAGATGACCCTCCTCAGATGACGATTACCTCTCTTCGAGATCCTACCTGATCCTTCATATTTTCCTGATTGGTACACTACTGGGTCTATCCCGGCAAAAGCGATCAGGTTTCTGTATGATGGGAAATTGCGTACTGTGCCGATCTCAGCAAGAAAGCTAGTCGCTGTGCCGCCGTTGATCCCGGGTATGGAGGTAATGATTTCCAGGTCCTCAACCATCATTGATTTACAGCATTCGGTGAGGGCTTGAGTCAGCTCGTCACGCTGCTGCCCTAGGTGCTTAAGGATAGCGACCTTCCCCCGCAGGATCATCTCCTTTGCCGGACTGGGTGTTGCCACAGAGGTCCGCGCGGCCTGTATAATATCCGTCGAAGTATAAGATAATCTTGTCCCTACGCCTTTTCTGGACAGCGCCTTTTCGATTGCTCTGGGCTTCGTAATACTCACCAGGCGTGCGGAAGGAAACTTCTGCAGAAAGTCGAGCATCACCTTGGTTGAAAGATTGCAAATCGTTTCCAACTCGGGAAATAGTGTCTGAAGGAGCCTCTTGACCTCGGTCTTGTTTATCGATATCTGCTGGCACAAAGACTCCCTCTCCCTTGAGAGGTCTCTCAGCTCCTGAAGATCCTGGGAGACTGATAGCTGAGAAATGGAGTCTTTGTGGATCGTCGCAAATTGCGCAATGGTCCGGGCATCTTTCTTGTCTGTCTTCGTCTTCCTGAGTGAAAGCTTGGCAAAATTAGAAACCAGCAGCGGATTAAGGACAACCACGGTGACACCTTTCGCGGCAAGAAACGAAAACAGGTTGACGTGATAGCAGGCAGTAGATTCCATGGCAACGAACACTTCCGACAGGTCTCCACAGTTGTCCTTTAGTAGGTCGAACAACTTTGAGAAACCCTCACCATCCATCGGGAAAGCCATCGAAAAGAGGCTTTCGCATCGTTCATTAAGCCCATGCCCAGTAGATGAGTCCTTTGCCACATCGACGCCGACAAAAAGCTTGTACACGTCACCATACCTCCTTCTGATCACTATCTGAAGGGAAGGATGCTGCCTCCTAAGCCAATACACCCGCGTTACTAGAGCTCTCAGGCCCAATCAACTAATCAGGGCTTGGGGAGGCAGGGGACAGACAGTAACAAGGGT
This genomic interval from Nitrospirota bacterium contains the following:
- the pcm gene encoding protein-L-isoaspartate O-methyltransferase — encoded protein: MEVSSRGWAIPPPREPRKSKEEFLKERQEKVRWLVRRGYLRSKRLKDAILRVPRENFIPRLYRDYAYLEVPLPLPGEKATISCPHSYPLFYEHMGLDEGHRFLEVGLGSGYGAAIAREVVGPDGLAVSIEMDAVTYEFGRKNLIDAGYEDIILVKGDGGLGYPEMAPYDRICITAACREIPPPLMEQLAEGGRLVVPLKEYGVQNLVMLEKKKGGVKRKTISEVLYLSLRGRYGEDNP
- a CDS encoding IS110 family transposase — its product is MYKLFVGVDVAKDSSTGHGLNERCESLFSMAFPMDGEGFSKLFDLLKDNCGDLSEVFVAMESTACYHVNLFSFLAAKGVTVVVLNPLLVSNFAKLSLRKTKTDKKDARTIAQFATIHKDSISQLSVSQDLQELRDLSRERESLCQQISINKTEVKRLLQTLFPELETICNLSTKVMLDFLQKFPSARLVSITKPRAIEKALSRKGVGTRLSYTSTDIIQAARTSVATPSPAKEMILRGKVAILKHLGQQRDELTQALTECCKSMMVEDLEIITSIPGINGGTATSFLAEIGTVRNFPSYRNLIAFAGIDPVVYQSGKYEGSGRISKRGNRHLRRVIWLMTVNVIQHNTTFGSYFRKRRSAGYHYKKAVLATAHKLLRVIFAMLSQRTFFKENAPSGGIR
- a CDS encoding DUF362 domain-containing protein gives rise to the protein MARVSMIKGVDIRENIRMSLDPIAGEIIEAIGDRRVVIKPNFVSTSIQLAATHADHIRGVLDCLGEFYKRKVIVAEAAAGNTLEGYRNFDYHGLLDEYDLELVDLNCGPFEMVEIEDSTGKQIYVDVASLLMSPDSYKISAARLKTHDAVVVTLSIKNMAMGSVSGPDKAKVHQGIRQTNLNIAKLARLVWPDLAVIDGLEGMEGDGPSFGDPISVWVAISSTDPLAADRVACEVMGVDFSKVGYLNFCEGLGEHDMERIEIVGTPLAQCIKPFKLHSSVEEQYRWK